GCGAGGAGTTAAAGTTTGTGGTAAGTATTGTTTGTTGTTAGCGCTACTCTACGAAAAATTGCTGCTCGCTCATAGCGCTAACATTTAAATTTGGTGTTTTTTGAAAACTACAGTGTCAAAGATTGAGGATTTGTCTCAATCAATTTTGCTAAATCTTGCAAGAACGCCGCAGCATGGGCACCATAAATAATCCGGTGGTCAGAAGTAATATTAACTTGCATTTGTTGCCGCACGGCAAATAAACCGTCGGGTGTTGCTACCACTTGCGGACGCGATGCCCCGATCGCTAAAATTGAACCTTGTCCAGGCGGTAAAATCGCATCAAATGTGTCTACGCCAAACATTCCCAAGTTGGACAGGGTAAAAGTCCCACTGTTGTATTCTTGGGGCTGTAATTGTTTTACTCTGGCACGTTCTACCAAAGATTTCCAAGTACGCGATAGAGAATATATATCCACTGCGTCGGCATTTTGCAGCACAGGTGTAATTAATCCGCCATCATCCATTGCTACTGCTACGGAAATGTTGATATCAGAATGATAAACAATACCCTGGTCTGAGTAACTGGCATTTAACAATGGGTGTTTTTGCAACGTCACTGCTACAGCTTTCGCCAGTAGCGCTGTCATTGTCACGCCTTTGGATTTAATTTGTTTATAAAGTTTGTCTAATCCATCGGTGGTAATTGTATAACCGACACGGAAGACGGGCACGGATATGGTAGCTACCATGTTCCGCACTACGGCATTTTGGAAGGTAGTTAGAGGTACAATTTGACCAGGAACAGCCGCTACTACTGGTGTGGGTGCTGGTGTCCGGGGTGCTGGGGGTGCAACTGGGGCGCTGGTTGGTATGGGTGCTGCTGGGGCAGGTTGTTTGCCCTTATTGGACAATGCTTCCACATCTTCAGCGACAATGCGACCGTGGGGGCCACTGCCTTGGAGTGTAGTTAAATCAACTTTGAGTTCTTTAGCTAACTTGCGGGCGCGGGGTGAAGCTACAAGCCTTCCTTCTTTGTGGTTAGACCCGTTTTGAGATGCTAAGGCAGGTGTGGCGGCTGAGACTGTGGCGGCAACTGGTTGTGGAGAAGAGGTTGTAGTAGCAGCCGCACCGCCGGAATTGGCAAGAGATTTCGCCTGTTCAATTTCAGCTTCCGTTTCGGCAATGAAGGCGATCGCAGATCCGACTGGGGCAGTTTCACCAGCTTCAACTATGATATGAGCAAGAAATCCTTCATAGAAGGTTTCTACATCCATATCTGCCTTATCTGACTCTACAACCACCACTGTTTCGCCTTTTTCCACTTTGTCCCCTGGCGATTTCACCCAGGAGACGATTTTGCCTTCCGTCATGGTGGAACTCAGCGCCGGCATAAATACTTCGTGAATGCTCATAGGGTGGTTTGAAAATCAATGGTTTATGGACTTTAACAGTTTTTATCAGATCGAATTGTATCTTGGTGGGAGGGTTTTAAACTGTTTATATTTTAGGTTGGACATTGGGCATGGGGCATTGGGCATTAGCTTTTGACTAATGACTATGACT
This Nostoc sp. C052 DNA region includes the following protein-coding sequences:
- a CDS encoding dihydrolipoamide acetyltransferase family protein, with product MSIHEVFMPALSSTMTEGKIVSWVKSPGDKVEKGETVVVVESDKADMDVETFYEGFLAHIIVEAGETAPVGSAIAFIAETEAEIEQAKSLANSGGAAATTTSSPQPVAATVSAATPALASQNGSNHKEGRLVASPRARKLAKELKVDLTTLQGSGPHGRIVAEDVEALSNKGKQPAPAAPIPTSAPVAPPAPRTPAPTPVVAAVPGQIVPLTTFQNAVVRNMVATISVPVFRVGYTITTDGLDKLYKQIKSKGVTMTALLAKAVAVTLQKHPLLNASYSDQGIVYHSDINISVAVAMDDGGLITPVLQNADAVDIYSLSRTWKSLVERARVKQLQPQEYNSGTFTLSNLGMFGVDTFDAILPPGQGSILAIGASRPQVVATPDGLFAVRQQMQVNITSDHRIIYGAHAAAFLQDLAKLIETNPQSLTL